A portion of the Sphingobacterium spiritivorum genome contains these proteins:
- a CDS encoding nucleotide sugar dehydrogenase, with product MKRRIKKICCIGAGYVGGPTMSVIAKQCPDIQITVVDVNSNRIEAWNDVDLDNLPVFEPGLASIVEEARGRNLFFSTDVNKAIDEADMIFISVNTPTKNYGKGKGKAADLKYIELCARQIAEVATADKIVVEKSTLPVRTAAALKNILDNTGNGVNFHILSNPEFLAEGTAVQDLLHPDRVLIGGESEEAIEALVEIYATWVDRSKIITTNLWSSELSKLTANAFLAQRVSSINSISELCEKTGANVDEVAKAIGMDSRIGPKFLKASVGFGGSCFQKDILNLVYIARSYNLHEVADYWEQVILMNDHQKRRFADHIIQTLYNTVSGKKIAFYGWAFKKDTNDTRESAAIYVADYLLNEEAEIVVYDPKVSAEKIYADLDYLNSRSPDENRRLVKVVQNPTEAADKAHAVAILTEWDEFKNYDWAQIKTLMKKPAFVFDGRKLLNRKQLEELDFKYYAIGE from the coding sequence ATGAAAAGAAGAATTAAGAAAATATGTTGTATCGGAGCGGGTTATGTCGGAGGTCCTACGATGTCCGTTATTGCAAAACAGTGTCCGGATATTCAAATTACTGTTGTCGATGTAAACAGTAATCGTATTGAAGCCTGGAATGATGTAGATCTGGATAATCTTCCTGTTTTTGAACCGGGACTGGCTTCTATTGTAGAAGAAGCCCGCGGACGTAATCTTTTCTTTTCAACAGATGTGAACAAGGCTATAGACGAAGCAGACATGATCTTTATTTCGGTCAACACCCCTACCAAAAACTATGGAAAAGGTAAGGGAAAAGCTGCTGATCTTAAATATATCGAACTTTGCGCTCGTCAGATTGCGGAAGTAGCCACTGCAGATAAGATTGTAGTAGAAAAATCTACCCTTCCTGTACGCACTGCTGCTGCTTTAAAAAACATACTGGACAACACTGGCAACGGAGTAAACTTCCATATCCTGTCTAATCCAGAGTTTCTGGCTGAAGGTACTGCCGTACAGGATTTGTTGCATCCGGATCGTGTATTAATAGGTGGCGAGAGTGAAGAGGCAATAGAAGCTTTGGTTGAAATCTATGCCACATGGGTAGATCGCAGCAAGATTATAACTACTAATTTGTGGTCTTCTGAACTTTCCAAACTTACAGCCAATGCTTTCCTGGCACAACGTGTTTCTTCCATTAATTCTATCTCAGAATTGTGTGAAAAAACCGGGGCAAATGTGGATGAGGTCGCTAAAGCAATTGGCATGGACTCCAGAATTGGGCCCAAATTCTTAAAAGCCTCAGTAGGTTTCGGAGGCTCTTGTTTTCAAAAGGACATCCTTAATCTGGTTTATATTGCAAGAAGCTATAATTTACATGAAGTCGCTGATTATTGGGAGCAAGTCATTCTGATGAATGATCACCAGAAACGAAGATTTGCAGATCATATTATCCAAACGCTTTACAACACCGTATCCGGAAAGAAAATTGCATTTTATGGCTGGGCATTCAAAAAAGACACCAATGATACCCGCGAATCGGCGGCGATCTATGTGGCAGATTACCTTTTAAATGAAGAGGCTGAAATAGTCGTCTATGATCCAAAGGTTTCTGCAGAGAAAATATATGCCGATCTGGATTACCTCAACTCCCGTAGCCCGGATGAAAACAGACGTTTGGTAAAGGTTGTGCAAAACCCCACGGAAGCCGCTGATAAAGCTCACGCTGTGGCTATCCTGACGGAGTGGGATGAATTCAAAAACTATGATTGGGCGCAAATAAAGACCCTAATGAAAAAACCGGCTTTTGTATTTGACGGGCGAAAATTACTGAACCGTAAACAACTTGAAGAATTAGATTTTAAATACTACGCAATCGGCGAATAA
- the dnaG gene encoding DNA primase: MIKKETIDKVLDTARIEEVVGDFVDLKKRGTSLIGNCPFHNEKTPSFHVSVAKGIYKCFGCGAGGDALKFVMDLEKYSYPEAIRYLANKYHIDVEEQERSPAQMAAQDKRESLYVLSQWAGKFFKDNMWQTDMGQSIGLAYFKERGYREDIIKKFELGYSPDQWTALVEAAKTAGFQEEYLKEIGLSIQRDDGSMYDRFRGRVMFPIQNLTGRVIGFGGRTLKTEKSVPKYVNSPESEIYHKSDVLYGLNFAKKAIVDADNCYLVEGYADVLSVHQAGVENVVSSSGTSLTSGQIRLISRFTKNVTILYDGDTAGIKASLRGTDMLLEEGLNVKILLFPDGNDPDSYVQKFGSDAFKKYIADHQEDFIFFKTNILLKDAENDPIKRADVIRDVVESIALIPDEIKVAVFIRQCSNLLDIEERVLLSELNNIRVKKAKDVDKKNQRNPPASSSPFSLSEGDGPPADFFMTDEERGGPAPEPEHKITPEILQEREIIRILLNYGDYLATWEGDGDIPIAPLLLGSIDDVEFEDKPSAYILSVYKEYAERFEIPQAKQFFSHEDRLVSDLAITCVASPYNLSPNWNDDKRKIYVTQEYELLKNLVIQAIYRIKKRKVESEMLRIREELRTEQEQANLEILLSKYQKLKEAERVLGDFLGNTIVK, from the coding sequence GTGATTAAAAAGGAAACGATAGATAAAGTGTTGGATACGGCCCGTATTGAAGAGGTCGTAGGAGATTTCGTAGACCTCAAAAAGCGGGGAACTTCTCTGATCGGAAATTGTCCTTTTCATAATGAGAAGACACCTTCTTTTCACGTATCAGTGGCTAAAGGTATTTATAAATGTTTTGGTTGCGGGGCAGGTGGTGATGCGCTGAAATTTGTGATGGATCTGGAGAAATATTCCTATCCGGAAGCTATCCGTTATCTTGCAAATAAATATCATATAGATGTAGAAGAACAGGAGCGTAGCCCGGCACAGATGGCAGCACAGGACAAACGTGAAAGTCTGTATGTACTGAGCCAATGGGCAGGGAAATTTTTCAAGGACAATATGTGGCAGACAGATATGGGGCAATCCATTGGTCTGGCTTATTTCAAAGAAAGAGGATACCGGGAAGATATTATAAAAAAGTTTGAACTCGGATATTCTCCGGATCAGTGGACCGCTCTTGTTGAAGCGGCCAAAACTGCAGGTTTTCAGGAAGAATATCTTAAAGAAATCGGACTCTCTATACAACGGGATGACGGCAGTATGTACGATCGTTTCCGGGGAAGGGTTATGTTTCCCATACAAAACCTTACAGGTCGAGTTATCGGCTTTGGTGGCCGGACCCTGAAAACTGAAAAAAGTGTTCCAAAGTATGTCAATTCTCCCGAAAGTGAAATCTATCATAAATCGGATGTACTTTACGGACTTAACTTTGCAAAGAAGGCAATAGTTGATGCGGATAACTGTTATCTGGTAGAGGGGTATGCAGATGTATTGTCTGTACATCAGGCAGGTGTGGAGAATGTTGTGTCCTCGTCCGGTACTTCACTGACATCCGGACAGATCCGGTTGATTTCCAGGTTTACAAAGAATGTTACCATCCTGTATGACGGTGATACGGCAGGAATAAAGGCATCACTGCGGGGAACAGATATGTTGCTGGAGGAAGGACTGAATGTAAAAATTCTTTTATTTCCGGACGGGAATGACCCTGATTCTTATGTGCAGAAATTCGGATCAGATGCCTTTAAGAAATATATAGCGGATCATCAGGAAGATTTTATTTTTTTTAAAACAAACATCCTCCTGAAAGATGCCGAAAATGATCCCATAAAGCGTGCTGATGTTATCCGGGACGTTGTAGAAAGTATTGCTTTGATACCGGATGAGATTAAGGTAGCTGTATTTATACGTCAGTGTAGCAACCTGCTGGATATAGAAGAGCGGGTATTGCTTTCTGAACTGAATAATATCCGGGTTAAAAAGGCAAAGGATGTTGATAAGAAAAATCAGCGTAACCCGCCCGCTTCTTCCTCCCCTTTTTCTCTGTCTGAGGGAGATGGGCCACCTGCGGATTTCTTTATGACGGATGAAGAACGTGGAGGTCCGGCTCCCGAACCCGAACATAAAATCACTCCTGAGATTCTTCAGGAACGTGAAATCATTCGCATACTGCTCAATTATGGAGATTATCTGGCGACCTGGGAAGGAGACGGAGATATTCCTATTGCACCATTATTACTGGGCAGTATCGATGATGTAGAATTCGAAGATAAGCCGAGTGCTTATATCCTTAGTGTATATAAAGAATACGCTGAAAGATTTGAAATACCTCAGGCTAAACAGTTTTTTTCACATGAAGACCGGCTGGTTTCCGATCTGGCCATAACCTGTGTTGCATCACCTTATAATCTAAGTCCTAACTGGAATGATGATAAGCGAAAGATATATGTCACACAGGAATATGAATTACTTAAAAACCTGGTGATACAGGCGATCTATCGCATCAAAAAGCGTAAAGTAGAATCCGAAATGCTCAGAATCCGGGAAGAGTTAAGGACAGAGCAGGAGCAGGCAAATCTGGAAATACTATTGAGTAAATATCAGAAACTGAAAGAGGCAGAACGCGTATTAGGAGATTTTCTGGGCAATACTATTGTGAAGTAA
- a CDS encoding YraN family protein codes for MAKHLEQGKKGEQMALSHLTALGYQILALNWRTGKLEVDILAYDGDILVFVEVKTRASIAHGEPAEFVDIHKQRKLIRAARACIEEREHLGDIRFDIVSVYLGDPPRINLIKDAFWSE; via the coding sequence ATGGCAAAACATCTGGAACAAGGTAAGAAGGGAGAGCAAATGGCATTGTCTCATCTGACTGCCTTGGGATACCAGATTTTAGCCCTTAACTGGAGGACAGGAAAACTGGAAGTCGATATATTGGCTTATGATGGTGATATTCTTGTTTTTGTAGAAGTGAAGACAAGAGCCTCAATTGCTCACGGTGAACCTGCTGAGTTTGTAGATATACATAAACAACGAAAACTGATTCGCGCAGCCCGGGCCTGTATAGAAGAGCGAGAGCATCTTGGAGATATACGCTTTGATATTGTGTCTGTTTATCTTGGCGATCCCCCGCGTATCAATTTGATAAAGGATGCGTTTTGGAGTGAATAA
- a CDS encoding glutaminyl-peptide cyclotransferase, with protein sequence MKKIIGVFAVGAMLLSSCFTKKGKLEFVSPESGKVVILGQKVNLKLNFASTTLDSVVYSVDGNVIGRKQDTSSLVVDSQTIGLGNKNLTAKVYAEGKEDMAYSNVIIVPESAKQYGFEIINTFPHDTSAFTQGLEFADGIFYESTGRYGLSSLRKVEVNTGKVLKKLDLDSKYFGEGMTIFGNKIVLLTWENNMGLIFDKATFNQTGTFNYENSKQGWGLTNDGQRLIKSDGSNKLYFLNAETYKEEGSIGVYDENGAVEQLNELEYIDGKVYANVYQKDIIVIIDPKTGAVTGQINLVGMYTNPERQSFDNELNGIAYDKAGKRLFLTGKKWNQLFEIKLVER encoded by the coding sequence ATGAAAAAAATTATTGGCGTTTTTGCCGTAGGAGCAATGTTGCTCAGCAGTTGTTTTACAAAAAAAGGAAAACTGGAGTTTGTATCTCCCGAATCCGGGAAAGTAGTTATTCTGGGACAAAAAGTGAATCTGAAGCTTAATTTTGCTTCTACGACTCTGGACTCTGTGGTCTATTCTGTAGACGGAAATGTAATTGGTCGCAAACAGGATACAAGCAGTTTAGTTGTTGACTCTCAGACCATCGGATTAGGAAACAAAAATCTGACCGCCAAAGTATATGCAGAAGGAAAAGAGGATATGGCGTATTCTAATGTCATAATTGTTCCGGAATCAGCAAAGCAGTATGGATTTGAAATTATTAATACATTTCCGCATGACACCTCCGCTTTTACTCAGGGCCTGGAATTTGCCGATGGCATTTTTTATGAATCTACAGGTCGGTATGGTCTTTCCTCATTAAGAAAAGTGGAAGTCAATACAGGGAAAGTACTGAAAAAACTGGATCTGGATTCTAAATATTTTGGAGAAGGGATGACGATATTCGGTAATAAAATAGTGTTACTGACATGGGAAAACAATATGGGGCTTATATTTGACAAAGCTACTTTCAATCAGACCGGAACTTTCAATTATGAGAACAGTAAGCAAGGTTGGGGGCTCACAAACGATGGTCAGCGCCTGATCAAATCTGACGGAAGTAACAAATTGTACTTCCTGAATGCAGAGACGTACAAAGAAGAAGGATCAATCGGTGTATACGATGAGAACGGAGCAGTAGAGCAACTGAATGAACTTGAATATATAGATGGAAAGGTATATGCTAATGTTTATCAAAAAGATATAATTGTTATTATCGATCCTAAAACCGGAGCCGTGACAGGACAAATAAATCTGGTAGGAATGTATACCAATCCTGAACGTCAATCTTTTGATAACGAATTAAATGGTATCGCTTATGATAAAGCAGGAAAACGTCTTTTCTTAACTGGTAAAAAGTGGAATCAGCTTTTTGAAATAAAATTAGTGGAAAGGTAG